In a single window of the Cygnus olor isolate bCygOlo1 chromosome 5, bCygOlo1.pri.v2, whole genome shotgun sequence genome:
- the BDKRB1 gene encoding B1 bradykinin receptor: MTESPLLNVPFSNQSENKSNLTSCPDLNDWWEIVYYLVPKYISTICIIGMLGNLLVLVIYSLYKGPLKTAEIYLMNLAVADFIFLTCLPFWAENVRNKFNWPFGNFLCRITSASVHLNLYTSIYLLVAVSMDRYLTFVHTLTHGRIRNKTMAKGICLLTWFFGILVSIPIFTFRTVKHFPQWNISACILDFPDPLWATAERLVFSIVGFALPSIAIIFFNFSTIRSLQEHTRERIALRTQCCKNDKDTKATRLIFLVVLMFLLCWTPYHLFTFLDILFQMEVVKGCFWEELLNFGGQFSSTLAITNSCVNPIIYVFAGKHFRQKASEVFSQFFPCGFFLSWVSLKEKSSDFNMFPAKPSIK; this comes from the coding sequence atgactgaaagtCCTCTACTGAACGTTCCCTTCTCAAACCAAAGTGAAAACAAGAGCAACTTAACTAGCTGCCCAGACTTGAATGACTGGTGGGAAATTGTTTACTACTTAGTACCCAAGTATATCAGCACCATCTGTATTATCGGAATGCTTGGAAATTTGCTCGTTCTTGTCATTTACTCACTGTACAAGGGCCCCCTGAAGACAGCTGAAATCTACCTTATGAACCTAGCTGTTGCTGACTTTATCTTCCTCACGTGCCTCCCTTTCTGGGCAGAGAATGTCAGGAACAAGTTTAACTGGCCATTTGGCAATTTCCTTTGTCGTATCACCAGTGCATCGGTTCACCTAAACTTGTATACCAGCATTTACTTGCTAGTGGCAGTCAGCATGGATCGCTATTTGACTTTTGTTCATACCTTGACACACGGAAGGATACGGAACAAAACCATGGCCAAAGGGATATGCTTGCTCACCTGGTTCTTTGGAATCCTTGTCAGCATCCCAATTTTTACATTTCGGACTGTGAAACACTTTCCCCAGTGGAATATCTCAGCATGTATTTTAGACTTCCCTGACCCGTTGTGGGCAACAGCCGAGCGCCTGGTATTCAGCATAGTGGGGTTTGCATTGCCATCTATAGCAATCATCTTCTTCAATTTCTCTACTATTCGCTCCCTACAAGAACACACAAGGGAACGAATTGCACTCAGGACACAGTGTTGCAAGAATGACAAAGACACGAAGGCCACCAGGCTGATCTTCTTAGTGGTGCTGATGTTTCTTTTGTGCTGGACTCCATACCATCTCTTTACATTCCTTGATATATTATTCCAGATGGAAGTGGTCAAAGGCTGTTTCTGGGAAGAACTGCTCAACTTTGGTGGGCAGTTTAGTTCTACTCTGGCTATCACCAACAGTTGCGTCAACCCTATAATTTATGTCTTTGCTGGGAAACATTTCAGACAAAAGGCCTCAGAagttttttcacagtttttcccctgtggtttttttttgagctggGTATCACTCAAAGAGAAGTCTTCAGATTTCAACATGTTTCCAGCCAAACCTAgtataaaataa